The Clostridia bacterium DNA segment TCCAATGTGATTCTACATACGGGAGATAATCTGATTCTGACCACGGAACCCATTGTCGGAAACCAGGACAGACTGTATGTGAGCTATGAAAAACTGCCGGAAGAAGTTTCCGTGAAAGACCAGATCTTACTTGATGATGGTTTAATATCACTGATTGTAAGCAAGATAGAGGGAAAAGAAATTTTTTGCCAGATAGAAAATGGTGGCAAAATTAAGCCTAGAATGGGTGTGAATGTGCCAGGTGAAAAATTGAATTTACCATTTTTGTCCGAAAAGGATAAGCAGGATATCCTATTTGGTATTAAAAATGGTATCGATTTTATTGCCCTATCTTTTGTACGGGATAAGTATGAGGTGGAGCAAGTCAGGGCATTATTGGATGAAAATGAGTCTAACATACATATAATCGCAAAAATTGAAAATATCTTTGCCGTGGAAAATATCAAGAGCATCATTAAGGTTAGCGATGGCATCATGGTTGCCAGAGGTGATTTGGGCGTGGAAATTCCCATCGAAGAAATTCCAATAATCCAGAAGAAAATCATCCGGTACTGCTTTGAAAGAGCAACTCCAGTCATTACAGCGACACAAATGCTCGATTCCATGATTCGCAATCCACGACCTACTAGAGCAGAAGTAACCGATGTAGCAAATGCCGTATTGGATGGAACAGACTGTGTTATGCTGTCGGGAGAAACTGCCGCGGGAGATTACCCCTTGCTCACGCTGAAGACGATGATTAAGATTGTCCTAGAAGCAGAAAACCTGATGTGCAATTCACCAGATCGATTTAAGAAACGCAAATACAAGAGCATGCATCCCATCACCGATAACATCAGTGAATCTGCAGTGCAAATTGCTCATAAGCTAGATGCTACGGCTTTAATTGTTCCTACCAGATCCGGTTTTACACCACGAATGGTAGCCAAATATAGGCCCAGTACGCCGGTCTATGCCATGGTTTCCCATAAGTCTAGTAAACGATTGATGTGCATTGTATGGGGAGTGGAAACGGTGGAGATTGTGGAACCGGATAATATCGATTCTATGATTGAACGAGCTACAGAAGCTTGCTTGAAACAAGGATATATTCAGGAAGGTGACATGGTTGTTATTACTGCTGGCGTGCCGATTGGAGTGAGTGGTAAGACAAATTTACTGAAAGTGCAAATTGTTTAGATTCAAAAAAGCATTAAAAAAATAGCGTTAAATATGGAACCTGGGATTCAAACGTAGTACTATGCTATATGTGACAGCACATCACATATGGCATATTTTTTTTACGGAGGATAGCATGAACAGACAAATGCGAGCACAACAGATTCCAAATTTTTCCATAACATTGCAGAAGTCTTTAGACCACTCCGATATCGTGGTATTCATGGGTTTGCATGAATTTTATACTACAGAGTTCTTTCAAGAAATCTTGTCTTGGACGACGGATATACCACTAGTAGAAGTGGAATGCTCAATTGTTAAAGATCAAGGCGTATGTATAGATTTTACGAAAGAAGAGCAAATCTATTTATTAGATATCCGGAAAGCAAAGTTGGAAAATGGAAATAAGAACATTGCATTACACACCAAGGGCTTACATGGGAAGATTATTATTCTTAGCAATCATGAGGTGAATGTTGAGATACTGGAACGGTCAGCTGCTTTAGTCCCTACAAACTTTATGCTTCAGGATTTACGATTTGAAGAAAAAGAACTTAGGAGATTGTTAGTTGGAGAAGAAATCAAAGATATCGAATGTGATGATATCTTATCCATGACAGATGGTGATGCTGCTTTGGTTTTAAAAATATTGTCAAATCACAAGTCTGCCACAGGATTTAATCTAGTATGTGCGAAAAAGGAATTAATTCGAGGCTTCACTTGGTTGCTCGAAAAGAATTTTACGAATGAGGAATTAAAATGGATAAGCATACTTCGCTACTTTGATACCTTTAATTTATACGCAGTAGACCAACTATGGTCAGATGAAATGAATCACATAGGTACAGTGCGTAAGTTGGCTAATCTAGGAATGATTACCTTGTTGGATTGGGATACCTGCAAGTGTTGCATGCCCCTAAAACAAGCACTGGAAAGATTGGCCTATATCCTATGTGACAAGGATGAAAAAAGACGACAAGAAGAATCGGCTGTAGAATACTTGCAACAAACAAAAAGGTGGAAGGAAGCGCTTTTTATTGTGTCAGCTTCCGAAAATACGGACCTTTTTCAAGAGGTAATGCACGAAGTACTATCCAAAGTGGATATTGTATCGGATCCTGGTGCAATTAACGCATGCTATGATATGGTGCAAAATAGAAAGAATGAGACGAGTCCTGAGATACTGTTGCTTTCTATCTTGCATGAGCATTATGTGGGACATAGTGCTTCCAAATGGCGCTTTGCTAGAAAACTTTGCGATATGTGGGAACAATGCTTAGACCGGAATGAGAGCTTTTTAACTACGGCGGCGATGCTGGTAGTGTCTAGTTGCTTGCAGCTGGGACGATTTGTTGAAGCAGAGCAATTCCTACAAAAGGTGCAAAAAGAGATAATTTTCGAAAATGATGGTAATTTGGCACAAATCGAATTGTTGAGTACTTATCTTTGTGGGATTATGAATCTTGATACCATGGATCATCAAAGAATGAAGAAAATGAAGCACCGCATCATGAGCCATGACAACAGTAGTGTATGGTTATTTTTTATGCGAATCTTCTTTGAGGAAGACCTATTTTTGCTTTTATTTACACCGGATGAATATGAGCACTTTTTAGATAAGTTGTTGGGTGAAAAAGGCATGGGCCTGCTGAATGACCAGTGCTTAATTCAACAGATATACTATTATCTATTTTGCAATCGGATGCGTTATTATCCATCTGACTCAGATGACCAGGCGGTTGTTTTGACGCATAAAATTGAAAATAGCAACAGTGACCATGTCAAGTTGTGGGGATATTATGTACTTGCTATGGGTGAATACTTAAGGAATGAGCTGAACATGGCAGGTTCCCACATTGATGAAATGCTATACTATGTTAGCATGACAGGATGTGCTACGATGCGATTTAGGGGCCTCCTCTTGGGGGCTAGGATAGCCGTTGAGAACAATCGCTTAGAACGTGCTGAAGGCTTGCTTCGGGAAGTAAAGGCGATGGAAACATATTGCCAATGGGAATCCTTTTCTGCACTAGTACTTCAAGAGGAAGCACAATGGCATTTTTACAAGGGACAACAGGAAAAGGCATTGCAATATGCTACGGAAGCATTGGGCGTCATAAAGAAGATTGGTAGTGATCTGGGTGTGATGGAAGCCTTGACCCGCACCAGTTTGATTCAGGAGTCAAGGGGGTGTGCAGGAGAGTCTTTGGCGTCTGAATATTTGGTGGAAGCGGCTTCCGTAGCGAGACGTTCCAATGAAATAGCCCTGCTGGAAAGGTATTTGGAAGTTCACCCGCAGTTAATGCGATTTATAGAACCGGACTACCTTATGGAGGGGGACACTAGTGCTGAGGATTCATATTTAAAAATTAAGCTCTTTTCAGAGTGTCAGATATGTTGTGGGGAGCAAGTTTTACGCGAGGAGGATTGGCCTACTCGGAAAGTAAAGGGGATTTTCCAATACTTGCTATTGCATTCTGACCAACGCATAGCGAGGAATTCTTTGGCAAAGGAGTTTTGGCCGGAAATCACGGATAATGCGCAAGGACTGGCCAATCTAAGAGTTGCTTTAAGCTTGCTGGGAAAAACTCTAGGACAAATTGGACTGGAACAAATTCTGAAACGAAACCGGCAACGAGCCTGGCTCGAAATTCCCGAGGATGCTCATATTGATTATTTTGAATTCCGTGAAAAGTATGAATCTGGAAAGGAATGTTATAAGCAAAGAGATTATCGTAATGCTAAAAAACACTTCTCAGCCAGCTTAAAAGTGTTGGAGAAACCTTTCTTGAGTACTCAGGTAAAGGATGAATGGGCAGTAAAGGAAAAGGCCAAAGTAGCCAAAAAAAAGGAACGTTGCCAGTACTATTTGCTTCATATAGCTCTTGCGAATCAACAATATGCCAATGCCGTGGTATACTGTAAAAAGATGCTGGAAGAGAACAGCTACCGTGAAGACATATATCGTATACTTATTAAGACTCTGAGAAAACAGGGTAGGGTAGGCGAAGCCTTAAGCGCATACAAGTGCTATAAGAAGATCTTAAGCGAGGAGTTGAAGCTCAGTCCCAGCAAAGACATGCTAGTTATGGAAAAGAAACTGGCAAATACCGTATATTAGAAAGGATAGATATGAAAAGTTTCCTGAATAAGTCACTGATAGCGATTATGGCCATGTTGCTATGGCCGGCACCGTGTTTAGCAGATAATATTCCAGTTACAATGAGCGTAAACCAACAGACGATTGAAATGGACACGCTGGGGTATCTGGAAAGCGGGCGAACTTATCTACCGATTCGTTTCATGGTCCAGGCTATGGGGGCCCAGAGTATTGAATGGCGCCAAGATGATCAGCTTGCCTTAATCAAGATGGGGGATAATCGAATCCTGCAATTGGCGACAGATGAGACGACTGCATTGATTGACGATGAGGCAATAGCGTTTAGCAAACCGTTGCCATTTCATGATGGACGTTTGTTTGTCCCTATCGCTGAGCTGAAGGATTATTTAGGTTTTAGCATTTCCTACAATCCACAAACCATTCATGTAAATATTGATAAGCCAGATGTTGTCGTAACGCCGGAGTTGATTGCTGACCCAATCGACGAGGAAGATTTGCTGTGGTTATCTAGAATTGTTGAAGTAGAGGCAAAGGGGCAACCGATTGAAAATAAGATTGCTGTAGCGAACGTAGTACTCAATCGGGTGGAAAGTGATGCTTTTCCCGATTCCGTATATGATGTAATTTTCCAGGTTGATGTGCATACGCAGTTTCCACCAGCCCATAAGGATGGATTTACGGAAATTGAACCTTCTGATGCGAGTTGGCAAGCGGCAAAAGTGGCTTTGATGGGTTCAAACAATATCGAAGATTGTCTCTTTTTCAATTATCGACCTTTTTCAAATATGCAAGATCGATTCTTTACTGAAATGAATGGAGAATACTTTTATCGTTAATAAATTCGTGGTTGCAATTCCTGTTACCATAGCATATAATTCTTAATGAAGTAACTTTAAGCTAGTACGAGATACTAGAAAGGGACATGATTTACTTAAGAGCGATAAGCCTTTCTCGTACTGAGAAAGGCATTTTTTTATGTTTAGGGTACAAGGAGGTACTATGTTAAAAGGTAAACACCTGATTGAGCCATTTGATTTTAGCCTAGAGGAGTTGGAGCAAGTATTTGATTTGGCTGATCAAATCATTCAATCTCCAGAACGTTTTTTAGATGCATGCAAGGGAAGGATTCTAGCTACACTGTTTTATGAACCATCCACTAGAACAAGATTTTCCTTTGAAGCGGCCATGCAAAGACTTGGTGGTCAGGTTATCGGCTTTGATGACCCCAGCACTTCTTCAACAGCAAAAGGTGAATCATTATCAGACACCATTCGTACCATCGCATGTTATGCTGACATTGCAGCAATCAGACATCCTAGAGAAGGTACAGCAAAGCTAGCCTCCAAGTTTACAGATATGCCAATAATTAATGCTGGAGACGGTGGTCATCAGCATCCTACCCAAACCCTAACTGATTTACTAACAATCCGCCATTATCACGAGGAAATCAAAGATTTAACCGTGGGAGTATGTGGTGACCTGAAATTTGGTCGCACAATTCACTCTCTAGTAAAAGCCCTATCAAGATATGAGAATATTCACTTCAAAATGATTTCACCTGAAGAATTAAAGATGCCACAGTATATATTGGATGAGCTACCTAGCGATAGCTATGAACTAACAGACAGCTTGGAAGCGGCAATCGGGGATGTAGATATCCTTTACATGTCTAGAGTACAAAGAGAACGCTTTGTATCAGAAGATGAGTATCAGCGTTTAAAAGACTTCTTCATTTTAGATAAAAACAAGATGAAACTGGCCAAAGAGAACATGATTGTTATGCATCCGCTACCACGCGTTAATGAAATTTCCAAGGAAATAGATACAGATACTCGTTGCGTCTATTTTGAACAAGCCAAATTTGGAATGTTCGTCAGAATGGCACTAATTATGAAATTGCTGGGAGCATCCGTTGAATAGAAAGGGGTAGACCATGATTAATGTATCAAAACTAAAAAAAGGCGTAGTCATCGACCATATCGAAGCAAATAAAGGCTATAAGATTTTTAATCAGTTAAAGTTGGACCAAAGTGAAGACGTGGTTGTCCTGATGCGTAATGTACCTTCCCAGAAGATGGGGAAAAAAGATCTAATTAAAATAGAGAACGATATCAATGTAGATTTGACCGTATTAGGCCTGATTGACCCCAATGTAACGGTGAATATCGTGGAAAACGGTGAACGCATTAAAAAGATTAAGCTGTCCTTGCCAGAAAAAGTGATGGGAATCCTAGATTGTAAAAACCCACGTTGCATAAGCAAGCATGAAAATGTAGGTGATATTGGTTTCATATTGGTCGACAAGGAAAAGAAATTATATCGCTGTGAGTACTGCGATGCTAGAACTTCATTATAGGGGATGACAAAATGCCAAGCTATGCTATAATGCTCAAGTATGGAGGCAATTTTGTATGGAGTTCTTTTTAAAAACAGACAGGTTGGGATTGCAGAAAATAACCTTTAATCATCAAGATTCGATAAAGTCGGTCTTGCAAGATGAAGAAATCATGTTTTATTCTGCTAGCGGAATTAAAAATGATGCTGAGGTTAAAGATTATATAATCCAGACCATGTCAGATTATCAAGATGGTTATGGCCAATATGCAGCGTACGAATTGGCGAGCGGAGATTTTATAGGATTGGCTGGGTATTTTTCCTTTATATTTGAAGAACATCAAGACCTAGAAATTAATTATCGCCTGCTTCGACAATACCGTGATAGAGGCTATGCCTCAGAACTAGCCAAGTACTTGGCAGAGTATGCTCTAACGGACTTAGCGTATAGGCGGGTATTTGGACTAGTTGATAAAAGGAATCTTGCCTCAAAAAGAGTTCTGGAAAAGGCGGGTATGCGAGCTTTAGGTGAATATAATTACCACAATCGAGAGACCTTGCTCTATTGCAGAGAAAAAGAACAGAATGCAATTTAAAAGAAACTAATTAAGGGTGTTTACCCTTCATTATTAATAATTGCTTAAATATTTAAGTATTTTATTAAATGTTATTGAAAATTTCGATTTCTAGTTATATAGTATCTGTAGGTTATTGATAGATTTTAATACAGGAGGAGATAAAAATGTACGAATTGATTGATTTGACGGTCAACGAAGAACAACTTAAGAAAACCGTTCAACGTGCGAAGGAAAAGAATATTGTAATTCCTACTTTCGCTCAGATGAAAGACCCCAGCTTGGTACCTGATAACGTGAAAGCCAAATTGGCTAAAACTGGTTTGTGGGACTTAGATCCTATCAACTTGTTCCGCGTTTCATGGAAGAACGAAGCAAAGCCTGAGGGTGGCGGATTCGTAGATGTACCTAATTACATCGAGCTTCCGAAAGAGATTACTGGCGTTGATGCTAAGATCGTTGCTATGGTTGGTAAATTTTTCCCAACCGGTTCTCACAAAGTTGGACCGTCTGTTGGATGTCTGGTTCCCAGACTGGTAACAGGTCAGTTCGACCCTACCTATCATCAAGCAGTATGGCCTTCTACTGGTAACTACTGCCGTGGTGGTGCGTTTGATGCTAACCTTCTAGGTTGTGAGTCTATTGCAATTCTGCCGGAAGAGATGAGCCAAGAGCGTTTTGACTGGTTAAAAGAAGTAGCTGGTGAAGTAATCGCTACTCCTGGTTGTGAATCTAACGTGAAAGAAATTTACGACAAAACTTGGGAACTTTTGGAAACCAG contains these protein-coding regions:
- a CDS encoding GNAT family N-acetyltransferase, with the translated sequence MEFFLKTDRLGLQKITFNHQDSIKSVLQDEEIMFYSASGIKNDAEVKDYIIQTMSDYQDGYGQYAAYELASGDFIGLAGYFSFIFEEHQDLEINYRLLRQYRDRGYASELAKYLAEYALTDLAYRRVFGLVDKRNLASKRVLEKAGMRALGEYNYHNRETLLYCREKEQNAI
- a CDS encoding aspartate carbamoyltransferase regulatory subunit, which translates into the protein MINVSKLKKGVVIDHIEANKGYKIFNQLKLDQSEDVVVLMRNVPSQKMGKKDLIKIENDINVDLTVLGLIDPNVTVNIVENGERIKKIKLSLPEKVMGILDCKNPRCISKHENVGDIGFILVDKEKKLYRCEYCDARTSL
- the pyrB gene encoding aspartate carbamoyltransferase, yielding MLKGKHLIEPFDFSLEELEQVFDLADQIIQSPERFLDACKGRILATLFYEPSTRTRFSFEAAMQRLGGQVIGFDDPSTSSTAKGESLSDTIRTIACYADIAAIRHPREGTAKLASKFTDMPIINAGDGGHQHPTQTLTDLLTIRHYHEEIKDLTVGVCGDLKFGRTIHSLVKALSRYENIHFKMISPEELKMPQYILDELPSDSYELTDSLEAAIGDVDILYMSRVQRERFVSEDEYQRLKDFFILDKNKMKLAKENMIVMHPLPRVNEISKEIDTDTRCVYFEQAKFGMFVRMALIMKLLGASVE
- the pyk gene encoding pyruvate kinase, with the protein product MRRTKIICTIGPASEKDEILREMIAGGMNVARLNFSHGNHQEHLVRIKKIRKIAEELGKNVAIMLDTKGPEIRTGELASSNVILHTGDNLILTTEPIVGNQDRLYVSYEKLPEEVSVKDQILLDDGLISLIVSKIEGKEIFCQIENGGKIKPRMGVNVPGEKLNLPFLSEKDKQDILFGIKNGIDFIALSFVRDKYEVEQVRALLDENESNIHIIAKIENIFAVENIKSIIKVSDGIMVARGDLGVEIPIEEIPIIQKKIIRYCFERATPVITATQMLDSMIRNPRPTRAEVTDVANAVLDGTDCVMLSGETAAGDYPLLTLKTMIKIVLEAENLMCNSPDRFKKRKYKSMHPITDNISESAVQIAHKLDATALIVPTRSGFTPRMVAKYRPSTPVYAMVSHKSSKRLMCIVWGVETVEIVEPDNIDSMIERATEACLKQGYIQEGDMVVITAGVPIGVSGKTNLLKVQIV
- a CDS encoding cell wall hydrolase, with the translated sequence MKSFLNKSLIAIMAMLLWPAPCLADNIPVTMSVNQQTIEMDTLGYLESGRTYLPIRFMVQAMGAQSIEWRQDDQLALIKMGDNRILQLATDETTALIDDEAIAFSKPLPFHDGRLFVPIAELKDYLGFSISYNPQTIHVNIDKPDVVVTPELIADPIDEEDLLWLSRIVEVEAKGQPIENKIAVANVVLNRVESDAFPDSVYDVIFQVDVHTQFPPAHKDGFTEIEPSDASWQAAKVALMGSNNIEDCLFFNYRPFSNMQDRFFTEMNGEYFYR